From a region of the Actinomadura luzonensis genome:
- a CDS encoding ABC transporter permease, whose product MRALLRNRLARRAAGTAGTLFGVAVFVFVMLRAIPGNQITAGLGTEAAALTPAQQAALERYYGLDRPLVAQFFAWLGNMFTGNFGYSARNQQSVLDLTLRSLPVTAELAVLSIVLALAIGVPLGMLAASRANSARDALGQAVSLAGLSIPAFLLATTLLSVFAASFGFNPNGQGFATLAEDPLLNLRQMLLPALVLGFGIAAPILRTTRAAVLEVRSEDFVRTARAKGVPERRLQVRHVLGNALVPIVTMTGLQFGYLLGGAVVVEQIFSVPGIGRQVLLGIQQKEYAVVQSTVLVIALAFVLVNLLTDVLYRVIDPRVRAS is encoded by the coding sequence ATGCGCGCCCTCCTGCGGAACCGGCTCGCCCGGCGGGCGGCGGGCACCGCCGGCACCCTGTTCGGGGTGGCGGTGTTCGTGTTCGTCATGCTCCGGGCGATCCCCGGCAACCAGATCACCGCGGGCCTCGGCACCGAGGCCGCCGCGCTGACCCCCGCCCAGCAGGCGGCGCTGGAGCGCTACTACGGGCTGGACCGGCCGCTGGTCGCGCAGTTCTTCGCCTGGCTCGGCAACATGTTCACCGGCAACTTCGGCTACTCGGCCCGCAACCAGCAGAGCGTGCTGGACCTGACGCTGCGCTCGCTGCCGGTGACGGCCGAGCTGGCGGTGTTGTCGATCGTACTGGCGCTGGCGATCGGGGTGCCGCTCGGCATGCTGGCCGCCTCCCGGGCGAACTCCGCGCGTGACGCGCTCGGGCAGGCGGTGAGCCTGGCGGGGTTGTCGATCCCGGCGTTCCTGCTGGCCACCACGCTGCTGTCGGTCTTCGCCGCGTCGTTCGGGTTCAACCCCAACGGTCAGGGCTTCGCCACCCTGGCCGAGGACCCGCTGCTCAACCTCCGGCAGATGCTCCTGCCCGCGCTCGTGCTCGGCTTCGGCATCGCCGCGCCGATCCTGCGCACCACCCGGGCGGCGGTGCTGGAGGTGCGCTCCGAGGACTTCGTGCGCACCGCGCGCGCCAAGGGCGTGCCGGAGCGGCGGCTGCAGGTGCGGCACGTGCTCGGCAACGCGCTCGTGCCCATCGTCACCATGACCGGCCTGCAGTTCGGCTACCTGCTGGGCGGCGCGGTCGTGGTCGAGCAGATCTTCTCGGTGCCCGGGATCGGGCGGCAGGTGCTGCTCGGCATCCAGCAGAAGGAGTACGCGGTGGTGCAGAGCACCGTGCTGGTGATCGCGCTGGCGTTCGTGCTGGTCAACCTGCTGACCGACGTGCTCTACCGGGTGATCGACCCGCGGGTGAGGGCGTCGTGA
- a CDS encoding ABC transporter permease — translation MSALRRSPVLVAGAAVLVLLAVVAALSWLGLLPYDPIAQRPPERFLAPSGTHLFGTDQFGRDVFSRVAAGVGNSALIAVVAVAFATVAGTLGGLVAGFYRGVADGAIGGVTNVLFAFPPLLLALSLASVLERTWFTVAVAIAIVYVPIFIRVTRGPVLSLREIEYVKAAVATGQSRGQIMFRHVLPNITSIVVIQVALSLSWAVLTEASLSFLGLGTPPPAPSLGSMIFEARSLVFVAPWTLIAPGAVVVLLVVGLNLLGDGLRDTLDPRNRGKR, via the coding sequence GTGAGCGCGCTCCGCAGGAGCCCCGTCCTGGTGGCGGGCGCGGCGGTGCTCGTGCTGCTGGCCGTGGTGGCGGCGCTGTCGTGGCTCGGGCTGCTGCCCTACGACCCGATCGCGCAGCGCCCGCCGGAGCGCTTCCTCGCGCCGTCGGGGACGCACCTGTTCGGCACCGACCAGTTCGGCCGGGACGTGTTCTCCCGGGTGGCGGCCGGGGTGGGCAACTCGGCGCTGATCGCGGTCGTCGCGGTGGCGTTCGCCACCGTGGCCGGCACGCTCGGCGGCCTGGTGGCCGGCTTCTACCGGGGCGTGGCCGACGGCGCGATCGGCGGGGTGACGAACGTGCTGTTCGCCTTCCCGCCGCTGCTGCTGGCGCTGTCGCTGGCGTCGGTGCTGGAGCGCACCTGGTTCACCGTGGCCGTCGCCATCGCCATCGTGTACGTGCCGATCTTCATCCGCGTCACCCGCGGCCCCGTGCTGTCGCTGCGCGAGATCGAGTACGTGAAGGCGGCCGTGGCGACCGGCCAGAGCCGGGGCCAGATCATGTTCCGGCACGTGCTGCCCAACATCACCTCCATCGTCGTCATCCAGGTCGCGCTCTCGCTGTCCTGGGCGGTGCTGACCGAGGCGTCGCTGAGCTTCCTGGGGCTCGGCACCCCGCCGCCCGCGCCGTCGCTCGGCTCGATGATCTTCGAGGCGCGCAGCCTGGTGTTCGTGGCCCCCTGGACGCTGATCGCGCCGGGCGCGGTCGTCGTGCTGCTGGTGGTGGGGCTGAACCTGCTCGGCGACGGCCTGCGCGACACTCTCGACCCGCGGAACCGAGGCAAGCGGTGA
- the murQ gene encoding N-acetylmuramic acid 6-phosphate etherase, with protein MNLSQLTTEAADPRFSGIDTMSVAELAATMNAADADVPAAVARALPQITAAIEAAAERMQRGGRLVYVGAGTPGRLGVLDASECPPTFGTPPEQVFAIIAGGARAIVSPCEGAEDDERAGAAAVDAAGIGPLDTVVGIASSGRTPYVVAAVRRAAERGALTVGLACNAGTPLGETAEHAIEVLVGPEVISGSTRLKAGTAQKLVLNMFSTIVMVRLGKTYGNLMVDVKASNGKLRDRAVRIVRTITGAGRAEALSVLRQNGFNVKQAVVASRFDLTPQEAAARLAGAGGRLRAALGERA; from the coding sequence GTGAATCTCTCACAACTGACGACAGAAGCGGCCGACCCTCGCTTCTCCGGCATCGACACGATGAGCGTGGCGGAGCTGGCGGCCACCATGAACGCGGCCGACGCCGACGTGCCCGCCGCCGTGGCGCGGGCGCTGCCGCAGATCACCGCCGCCATCGAGGCGGCGGCCGAGCGCATGCAGCGCGGCGGGCGGCTGGTGTACGTGGGGGCGGGCACGCCGGGACGGCTCGGCGTGCTGGACGCCTCGGAGTGCCCGCCGACGTTCGGCACGCCGCCCGAGCAGGTGTTCGCGATCATCGCGGGCGGCGCGCGGGCGATCGTCTCGCCCTGCGAGGGCGCCGAGGACGACGAGCGGGCCGGGGCCGCCGCCGTGGACGCGGCCGGGATCGGCCCCCTGGACACCGTCGTCGGGATCGCCTCCAGCGGGCGGACGCCGTACGTGGTGGCGGCGGTGCGGCGGGCGGCCGAGCGCGGCGCGCTGACCGTGGGCCTGGCCTGCAACGCCGGCACGCCGCTCGGCGAGACGGCCGAGCACGCGATCGAGGTGCTGGTCGGGCCCGAGGTGATCAGCGGCTCGACCCGGCTGAAGGCGGGCACGGCGCAGAAGCTCGTGCTCAACATGTTCTCGACCATCGTCATGGTCCGGCTCGGCAAGACGTACGGGAACCTGATGGTGGACGTGAAGGCCAGCAACGGCAAGCTGCGCGACCGGGCGGTGCGCATCGTGCGGACGATCACCGGGGCCGGCCGCGCCGAGGCGCTGTCGGTGCTGCGGCAGAACGGGTTCAACGTCAAGCAGGCGGTGGTCGCCTCGCGCTTCGACCTGACGCCCCAGGAGGCCGCGGCGCGGCTGGCGGGGGCCGGCGGGCGGCTGCGGGCGGCTCTGGGGGAGCGGGCATGA
- a CDS encoding anhydro-N-acetylmuramic acid kinase, with protein MRVLGMISGTSHDGIDVAVVDFTREGDALRGRVGHTASTPYPAELRARLLAALPPAPATLAEVCVLDTLIGQSFAEAAAAAIAAGGPVDLIVSHGQTVFHWVEGAHARGTLQIGQPAWIAERTGVPVLSDVRIRDITAGGHGAPLVSVLDGLLLGGLAGGAAALNLGGIANMTVLREGRLLAHDIGPANALIDAVVTARGLDPRGYDAGGAIAASGTVHPGLLAALLEEPYYRLPAPKSTGKELFNLAYVTAALAATGLTGLPDADLVATLTELTVRTVAADVRAAGVGALVVSGGGCRNPVVMDGLRAALPGVRVSPSDDFGAPADDKEAIAFALIGWLTAHGLPGTVPGGTGAAAPRVLGTLTPGAGPLVLPAPAAAPPRSLVLTR; from the coding sequence ATGAGGGTTCTCGGGATGATCTCCGGCACGTCCCACGACGGCATCGACGTCGCCGTCGTGGACTTCACGCGGGAGGGCGACGCGCTGCGCGGCCGGGTGGGGCACACGGCGAGCACGCCGTACCCGGCGGAGCTGCGGGCCAGGCTGCTCGCGGCGCTGCCGCCCGCGCCGGCGACGCTGGCCGAGGTGTGCGTGCTGGACACGCTCATCGGGCAGAGCTTCGCCGAGGCCGCGGCGGCGGCGATCGCGGCCGGCGGGCCGGTCGACCTGATCGTCTCGCACGGGCAGACCGTCTTCCACTGGGTGGAGGGCGCGCACGCGCGCGGCACGCTGCAGATCGGGCAGCCCGCGTGGATCGCCGAGCGGACCGGCGTGCCGGTGCTGTCGGACGTGCGCATCCGCGACATCACCGCGGGCGGCCACGGCGCGCCGCTCGTGTCGGTGCTGGACGGGCTGCTGCTGGGCGGCCTGGCGGGCGGCGCCGCCGCGCTCAACCTGGGCGGCATCGCCAACATGACCGTGCTGCGCGAGGGCCGGCTGCTCGCCCACGACATCGGCCCGGCCAACGCGCTCATCGACGCCGTGGTGACCGCCCGCGGGCTCGACCCGCGCGGCTACGACGCCGGCGGCGCGATCGCCGCCTCGGGGACGGTGCACCCCGGGCTGCTGGCGGCGCTGCTGGAGGAGCCCTACTACCGGCTGCCCGCGCCGAAGAGCACCGGCAAGGAGCTGTTCAACCTGGCGTACGTGACGGCCGCCCTGGCCGCGACCGGCCTGACCGGCCTGCCGGACGCCGACCTGGTGGCCACGCTCACCGAGCTGACCGTGCGGACCGTCGCCGCCGACGTGCGCGCGGCCGGGGTGGGCGCGCTGGTCGTCTCGGGCGGCGGCTGCCGCAACCCGGTCGTCATGGACGGCCTGCGGGCGGCGCTGCCCGGCGTGCGGGTGTCCCCCTCCGACGACTTCGGCGCTCCCGCCGACGACAAGGAGGCGATCGCGTTCGCGCTGATCGGCTGGCTGACCGCGCACGGACTGCCCGGCACCGTGCCCGGCGGGACGGGGGCCGCCGCGCCCCGCGTCCTCGGCACGCTGACGCCCGGCGCGGGCCCGCTGGTGCTGCCCGCCCCGGCCGCCGCGCCGCCCCGCTCCCTGGTGCTGACCCGATGA
- a CDS encoding serine hydrolase domain-containing protein, with protein MSGDPAAAEAPPEPPPGLVLAARTPWFDLDSCDGHRTVVVQQDGSLAGDAPMTPGTFHDLASVTKAVATTTALIRLVSERLVELDAPLSAYLPHSYEAITVRDLLLHRGGLWEWWPLYIQADLPPPRYRPGRARHYSDLGFVLLGRIVSAVTGLRLDRAVAELVTRPLGLTSTTYARPMGTEVAMSALDDRVEMTMLDTGRPYPVPYRSGDFAGWRRGPVLGEVADGNAFHALGGVSGHAGLFSTVPDLLKYCLAMSRYEEHDRLWRPATAREFFAPGPDPEQALGFRRYALDLAGETVTVLGHPGYVGCAIGFVPGRDVALVVASNRLLVAGRPTPADDLWHGLLQAVTRQARNA; from the coding sequence ATGAGCGGCGACCCGGCAGCCGCGGAGGCGCCGCCGGAGCCGCCGCCCGGCCTGGTCCTGGCGGCCCGTACGCCCTGGTTCGACCTCGACTCCTGCGACGGCCACCGCACCGTGGTGGTCCAGCAGGACGGGAGCCTGGCGGGCGACGCGCCCATGACGCCCGGCACCTTCCACGACCTGGCCTCGGTGACGAAGGCCGTGGCGACCACGACGGCGCTCATCCGGCTGGTGTCGGAGCGGCTGGTGGAGCTGGACGCGCCGCTGAGCGCGTACCTGCCGCACTCGTACGAGGCGATCACCGTGCGGGACCTGCTGCTGCACCGGGGCGGCCTGTGGGAGTGGTGGCCGCTCTACATCCAGGCCGACCTGCCGCCGCCGCGCTACCGTCCCGGCCGCGCCCGGCACTACTCCGACCTCGGCTTCGTCCTGCTCGGCCGGATCGTCTCGGCGGTCACCGGCCTGCGGCTGGACCGGGCCGTGGCCGAGCTGGTGACCCGGCCGCTCGGCCTGACCAGCACCACCTACGCCCGCCCCATGGGCACCGAGGTCGCCATGAGCGCCCTGGACGACCGGGTCGAGATGACCATGCTCGACACCGGCCGCCCGTACCCGGTGCCCTACCGCAGCGGCGACTTCGCCGGCTGGCGGCGCGGGCCGGTGCTCGGCGAGGTCGCCGACGGCAACGCCTTCCACGCCCTCGGCGGCGTCTCCGGGCACGCGGGGCTCTTCTCGACCGTGCCCGACCTGCTGAAGTACTGCCTGGCGATGTCCCGGTACGAGGAGCACGACCGGCTGTGGCGGCCGGCGACGGCCCGCGAGTTCTTCGCCCCCGGCCCCGACCCGGAGCAGGCGCTCGGGTTCCGCCGCTACGCGCTGGACCTGGCGGGCGAGACGGTGACCGTGCTCGGCCATCCGGGCTACGTCGGCTGCGCGATCGGCTTCGTCCCCGGCCGCGACGTGGCCCTGGTCGTGGCGAGCAACCGGCTGCTCGTCGCGGGCCGGCCGACGCCGGCCGACGACCTCTGGCACGGCCTGCTGCAGGCCGTCACGCGACAAGCGAGGAACGCATGA
- a CDS encoding ABC transporter ATP-binding protein, producing MTPLLEIRDLSVAFRTRRQDVTAVRNVSMRILPGQTVAVVGESGSGKTTTAAAVNRLLPDNARITSGEILFEGRDLVRASRRELTAIRGAGIGLVPQDPMSNLNPLLKVGDQIAEALEVHGVATGRAARARVLELLDLVGIPDPERRTGQYPHEFSGGMRQRALIAMGLACRPRLLIADEPTSALDVTVQRRILDQLAALTAEMGTAVFLITHDLALAAERADVVAVMYQGEIVETGPAAEILAAPGHDYTRRLLGAVPSLSSVRVTELPGPPPADLLVVEGLRKVFPLRGTGEELTAVDEVSFRVPRGRTVAIVGESGSGKSTTANLVLGLEPPTAGSIRFDGTELAGLGRRELFAFRRRVQPVFQNPYASLDPRYTVEKSITEPLRVHGVGSAAERRRAAAGLLEQVSLPASLGERLPHELSGGQRQRVAIARALALSPELVVLDEAVSALDVLVQAQILELLGELQRELGLSYLFISHDLAVVRMISHEVHVMRRGRIVESGTTGEIFDRPADGYTRELLAAIPGGTAPPA from the coding sequence ATGACCCCGCTCCTGGAGATCCGCGACCTGTCGGTCGCCTTCCGCACCCGCAGGCAGGACGTCACCGCCGTGCGGAACGTCTCGATGCGGATCCTGCCCGGCCAGACCGTCGCGGTCGTCGGCGAGTCGGGCTCGGGCAAGACCACCACCGCGGCCGCCGTCAACCGGCTGCTGCCCGACAACGCCCGCATCACCTCGGGCGAGATCCTGTTCGAGGGCCGCGACCTGGTGCGGGCGAGCCGCAGGGAGCTGACGGCGATCCGCGGCGCGGGCATCGGCCTGGTCCCCCAGGACCCGATGTCGAACCTGAACCCGCTGCTGAAGGTCGGCGACCAGATCGCCGAGGCCCTGGAGGTGCACGGCGTGGCCACCGGGAGAGCCGCCCGGGCGCGGGTGCTGGAGCTGCTGGACCTGGTCGGCATCCCCGACCCGGAGCGGCGGACCGGGCAGTACCCGCACGAGTTCTCCGGCGGCATGCGGCAGCGCGCGCTCATCGCCATGGGGCTGGCCTGCCGGCCCCGGCTGCTCATCGCCGACGAGCCCACCTCGGCGCTGGACGTGACCGTGCAGCGGCGCATCCTCGACCAGCTCGCCGCGCTCACGGCGGAGATGGGCACGGCGGTGTTCCTCATCACGCACGACCTGGCGCTCGCCGCCGAGCGGGCGGACGTGGTGGCCGTCATGTACCAGGGGGAGATCGTCGAGACCGGGCCGGCGGCGGAGATCCTGGCCGCGCCCGGCCACGACTACACCAGGCGGCTGCTGGGCGCGGTGCCGAGCCTGTCGTCGGTGCGGGTGACCGAGCTGCCCGGCCCGCCGCCCGCCGACCTGCTGGTGGTGGAGGGGCTGCGCAAGGTGTTCCCGCTGCGCGGCACCGGCGAGGAGCTGACCGCGGTGGACGAGGTGTCCTTCCGCGTCCCGCGCGGGCGTACGGTGGCGATCGTGGGCGAGTCGGGCTCCGGCAAGTCCACCACCGCGAACCTGGTGCTCGGGCTGGAGCCGCCGACGGCCGGCAGCATCCGCTTCGACGGCACCGAGCTGGCCGGGCTGGGGCGGCGCGAGCTGTTCGCCTTCCGCCGGCGCGTGCAGCCGGTCTTCCAGAACCCGTACGCCTCGCTCGACCCGCGCTACACCGTCGAGAAGTCGATCACCGAGCCGCTGCGGGTGCACGGCGTCGGCAGCGCGGCCGAGCGCCGCAGGGCCGCCGCCGGGCTGCTGGAGCAGGTGTCGCTGCCGGCGTCGCTGGGCGAGCGGCTGCCGCACGAGCTGTCCGGCGGCCAGCGGCAGCGGGTGGCGATCGCCCGCGCCCTCGCCCTGTCGCCGGAGCTGGTGGTGCTGGACGAGGCGGTCTCGGCGCTGGACGTGCTCGTGCAGGCGCAGATCCTGGAGCTGCTCGGCGAGCTGCAGCGCGAGCTGGGGCTCAGCTACCTGTTCATCAGCCACGACCTGGCCGTGGTGCGGATGATCTCGCACGAGGTGCACGTGATGCGGCGCGGCCGGATCGTGGAGAGCGGCACGACCGGCGAGATCTTCGACCGCCCGGCCGACGGCTACACCCGCGAGCTCCTGGCCGCCATCCCCGGCGGGACCGCTCCCCCGGCCTGA
- a CDS encoding sensor domain-containing protein, whose protein sequence is MTTLRHRVAADTRYTLLGLPTATIHFTVAVAGLSAGLGSAVALVGLPILAGAALAARSLADAERAALPGVLGHPVGRPRYAPPPPGAGPVRRLLNPLASGQAWLDLLHGIVAFPFALASFVLAAVWWAGAVAGLAFPLYGWVVARIPGVEPPLADWLGVPSWLATSDLFFVLVNTGVGVLFALTLPVVLRTAALLRAGVSQALLTRAPEPEPAAFPHGRTLSAATR, encoded by the coding sequence ATGACGACCCTCCGGCACCGCGTCGCCGCGGACACCCGCTACACCCTGCTCGGCCTGCCCACGGCCACGATCCACTTCACCGTCGCCGTCGCCGGGCTGTCGGCCGGGCTCGGCTCGGCCGTCGCCCTCGTCGGCCTGCCGATCCTGGCCGGGGCCGCCCTCGCGGCCAGGAGCCTCGCCGACGCCGAGCGGGCCGCGCTGCCCGGCGTGCTCGGCCACCCGGTCGGCCGCCCCCGCTACGCGCCGCCCCCGCCGGGCGCGGGACCAGTGCGCCGGCTGCTCAACCCGCTCGCGAGCGGGCAGGCGTGGCTGGACCTGCTGCACGGCATCGTCGCCTTCCCGTTCGCGCTGGCCTCGTTCGTGCTGGCCGCCGTCTGGTGGGCGGGCGCCGTCGCCGGTCTGGCCTTCCCGCTGTACGGCTGGGTCGTCGCCCGCATCCCGGGCGTCGAGCCGCCGCTGGCCGACTGGCTCGGCGTGCCGTCCTGGCTGGCCACGAGCGACCTGTTCTTCGTGCTCGTCAACACCGGGGTGGGCGTGCTGTTCGCGCTCACGCTGCCGGTCGTGCTGCGGACGGCCGCCCTGCTCAGGGCCGGGGTCTCCCAGGCGCTGCTGACCCGCGCACCCGAGCCGGAGCCCGCCGCCTTCCCGCACGGGAGGACGCTCTCCGCGGCGACGCGATAG
- a CDS encoding helicase HerA domain-containing protein: MTAVLGVDALAALRINYTESADDVWRPSAFHVEGLHPDPARALLAALAETAATPDASPIGVVLQGQRGTGKTHLLGWLREQTRRAGGCFVLVGLLSARDFWESVVVSLLDSLAREDEDGLSQRTVFLSRLAASAGLSRMARRAVCGKRPVTREELDAFIAALRRLDRHVGGQAQDTARALVLLAAEDQALQDLGEAFLSSAPEEEPGERARWGIRQVHRTPQEIVRDVSRLLALTGPTVVAIDQIDPLVAQSSTATAHDPVRSLRERLTVERVAGGLMDLREVARRTLTVVSCLPATWSLVENVAVDTVQDRFRRPVRLMTMTEPETARRLVARRFEVLYEAAGIKPPHPTWPVLPAAFEQAPGFTPRQLLVEIDRHVQGCLRDGVVRELERFLDEPAAPPPPPAGAAGLDALDARYARLREAAAVPEPDAFTEDAVMPGLLAAGLSAWVREQGAAGAAFGVDPPPSAKPPLHARLRRTLDEGREDEIHWAFRAVTAEHGNAALNRVRKACVAAGLDAEVPKRRLFLLRNRPWSKGAATQEAVAAFERAGGRTLAYGERDLKVLAALKALLAEEPPGLAAWLAARRPTSEVTFLTEALTDASPTPRPGPLPEPHPAARPEPHPASLPEAPAEARPEARPEPQIEAQPPARPGASAGARPEPRLQAQDGPKPAARPAAHPEARPEARPEGQAGAWMEGTHGVAPRPRPVGEPVGSPVDGPVGGPAGGPVSGPAGGPVDGPVGEPAGGLLGGLASGPLGGPVGPLPTRRPSGAPSAIARAAAGRPLRPAAPTGAPTAAPAATSAGGDGPGPRVPLGRRAADGLPLGVDLAALRKHVTIFAGSGSGKTVLIRRLVEECALLGVPAIVLDANNDLARLGEPWPEPPPGWHDGDAGKAAGYLSGTDVVVWTPGRTGGRPLSFQPLPDLTALAGDPDEFAAAVEAAAEFLVPRLRLAAGTAKAQLGQAVLRRALAHHGRRGATSLRSLAALLSDLPEGVSELADARRIAAGLAQTLTAAMDNDPLFGGVGEPVDPGLLITPPEGRRARVSVISLAGLPGLEQRQSFVSQLQRELFVWFKRHPVRDRPLGALLVMDEAQTYAPAVGTSVSTRSTLLLASQARKYGLGLVFATQSPKGVHNHIPGNSATQLFGLLNAPIQIAAARDLARAKGGDVPDVSRLRAGEFYLAAEGAAMTRLRAPMCLSWHPPAPLTTEEVVERSRRQRPGAGG, translated from the coding sequence ATGACCGCCGTCCTCGGGGTGGACGCCCTCGCGGCGCTGCGCATCAACTACACCGAGAGCGCCGACGACGTCTGGCGCCCCTCCGCCTTCCACGTCGAGGGCCTGCACCCCGACCCGGCCCGCGCCCTGCTCGCCGCGCTGGCCGAGACCGCCGCCACGCCGGACGCCAGCCCGATCGGCGTCGTACTGCAGGGCCAGCGCGGCACCGGCAAGACCCACCTGCTGGGCTGGCTGCGCGAGCAGACGCGGCGCGCGGGCGGCTGCTTCGTGCTGGTCGGCCTGCTGAGCGCCAGGGACTTCTGGGAGAGCGTGGTCGTCTCCCTCCTCGACAGCCTGGCCCGCGAGGACGAGGACGGCCTCAGCCAGCGCACGGTGTTCCTGTCCCGCCTGGCCGCCTCGGCCGGGCTGTCGCGCATGGCGCGGCGGGCCGTCTGCGGCAAGCGGCCGGTCACCCGCGAGGAGCTGGACGCCTTCATCGCCGCCCTGCGCCGCCTCGACCGGCACGTCGGCGGCCAGGCCCAGGACACCGCGCGGGCGCTGGTGCTGCTGGCCGCCGAGGACCAGGCGCTGCAGGACCTCGGCGAGGCGTTCCTGTCGTCCGCGCCGGAGGAGGAGCCGGGCGAGCGCGCCCGCTGGGGCATCCGCCAGGTCCACCGCACCCCGCAGGAGATCGTCAGGGACGTCTCGCGGCTGCTCGCCCTCACCGGCCCCACGGTCGTCGCGATCGACCAGATCGACCCGCTCGTCGCCCAGTCCTCGACGGCCACCGCCCACGACCCGGTCCGCTCGCTGCGGGAACGGCTCACCGTCGAGCGCGTCGCGGGCGGCCTCATGGACCTGCGCGAGGTCGCCAGGCGCACGCTGACCGTCGTCTCGTGCCTGCCGGCCACCTGGTCGCTGGTGGAGAACGTGGCGGTGGACACCGTCCAGGACCGCTTCAGGCGGCCGGTGCGGCTGATGACGATGACCGAGCCGGAGACCGCCCGGCGGCTGGTGGCCCGGCGATTCGAGGTCCTGTACGAGGCGGCCGGCATCAAGCCGCCGCACCCGACGTGGCCGGTGCTGCCGGCGGCGTTCGAGCAGGCTCCCGGGTTCACGCCCCGGCAGTTGCTCGTCGAGATCGACCGGCACGTGCAGGGCTGCCTGCGCGACGGCGTGGTCAGGGAGCTGGAGCGCTTCCTCGACGAGCCGGCCGCGCCGCCGCCCCCGCCCGCCGGGGCCGCCGGGCTGGACGCCCTCGACGCCCGCTACGCGCGGCTGCGCGAGGCCGCCGCGGTGCCGGAGCCGGACGCCTTCACCGAGGACGCCGTCATGCCGGGGCTGCTCGCGGCCGGGCTGTCGGCGTGGGTGCGCGAGCAGGGGGCGGCCGGGGCGGCGTTCGGGGTGGACCCGCCGCCGAGCGCCAAGCCGCCGCTGCACGCCCGGCTGCGCCGCACCCTGGACGAGGGCAGGGAGGACGAGATCCACTGGGCCTTCCGCGCGGTCACCGCCGAGCACGGCAACGCGGCGCTGAACCGGGTGCGCAAGGCGTGCGTGGCGGCGGGGCTGGACGCGGAGGTGCCGAAGCGGCGGCTGTTCCTGCTGCGCAACCGGCCGTGGTCCAAGGGGGCGGCGACACAGGAGGCGGTCGCGGCGTTCGAGCGGGCCGGGGGGCGGACGCTGGCGTACGGAGAGCGGGACCTCAAGGTGCTGGCGGCGCTCAAGGCGCTGCTGGCGGAGGAACCGCCGGGGCTCGCGGCCTGGCTGGCGGCCCGGCGGCCGACGTCCGAGGTGACGTTCCTGACCGAAGCCCTCACCGACGCCTCCCCGACCCCCCGCCCCGGTCCCCTCCCCGAGCCCCACCCCGCAGCCCGACCCGAGCCCCACCCCGCTTCTCTCCCCGAGGCCCCGGCCGAGGCACGGCCCGAAGCGCGGCCCGAGCCCCAGATCGAGGCGCAGCCCCCGGCTCGCCCCGGGGCGTCGGCCGGGGCGCGGCCCGAGCCCCGGCTCCAAGCCCAGGACGGGCCCAAGCCCGCAGCCCGGCCTGCGGCTCATCCCGAGGCGCGGCCGGAAGCGCGGCCCGAGGGCCAGGCCGGGGCGTGGATGGAGGGGACTCACGGAGTGGCGCCCAGGCCCAGGCCGGTAGGCGAGCCGGTGGGCAGCCCCGTAGATGGACCGGTGGGCGGGCCAGCGGGCGGCCCCGTAAGCGGGCCCGCAGGCGGGCCGGTGGATGGGCCCGTAGGCGAGCCCGCGGGTGGGCTCCTAGGCGGGCTGGCGAGTGGGCCCTTAGGTGGGCCGGTGGGGCCGTTGCCGACGCGGAGGCCGTCCGGGGCGCCGTCGGCGATCGCGCGGGCCGCGGCGGGACGTCCCCTGCGGCCCGCAGCGCCGACCGGAGCGCCGACCGCAGCGCCGGCCGCAACGTCGGCCGGGGGCGACGGGCCGGGGCCGCGGGTGCCGCTCGGAAGGCGCGCCGCCGACGGCCTGCCGCTGGGCGTGGACCTGGCCGCCCTGCGCAAGCACGTGACGATCTTCGCCGGTTCCGGCTCGGGCAAGACGGTGCTGATCCGCCGCCTGGTCGAGGAGTGCGCGCTGCTCGGCGTCCCCGCCATCGTGCTCGACGCGAACAACGACCTGGCCCGGCTGGGCGAGCCCTGGCCCGAGCCGCCGCCAGGCTGGCACGACGGCGACGCCGGCAAGGCGGCCGGCTACCTGTCGGGCACGGACGTGGTGGTCTGGACCCCGGGCCGCACCGGCGGCCGTCCGCTGAGCTTCCAGCCGCTGCCCGACCTGACCGCGCTGGCCGGCGACCCTGACGAGTTCGCCGCGGCGGTGGAGGCGGCGGCCGAGTTCCTGGTGCCGCGGCTCCGGCTGGCGGCCGGCACGGCCAAGGCGCAGCTCGGCCAGGCCGTCCTGCGCAGGGCGCTGGCCCATCACGGCCGGCGCGGCGCGACGAGCCTGAGGAGCCTGGCCGCGCTGCTGTCCGACCTGCCCGAGGGGGTGAGCGAGCTGGCCGACGCCCGCCGCATCGCCGCCGGTCTCGCCCAGACGCTGACCGCCGCCATGGACAACGACCCGCTGTTCGGCGGGGTGGGCGAGCCGGTGGACCCCGGCCTGCTGATCACCCCGCCCGAGGGCCGCCGGGCCCGCGTGTCGGTGATCAGCCTGGCCGGGCTGCCCGGGCTGGAGCAGCGGCAGAGCTTCGTGAGCCAGTTGCAGCGGGAGCTGTTCGTCTGGTTCAAGCGGCATCCGGTGCGGGACCGGCCGCTGGGGGCGCTGCTGGTAATGGACGAGGCGCAGACGTACGCGCCGGCCGTGGGCACGTCCGTCTCCACCCGCAGCACGCTGCTGCTGGCCTCGCAGGCCCGCAAGTACGGCCTCGGCCTGGTCTTCGCCACCCAGTCGCCCAAGGGCGTGCACAACCACATCCCGGGCAACTCGGCCACGCAGCTCTTCGGCCTGCTGAACGCCCCGATCCAGATCGCCGCCGCCCGGGACCTGGCGCGGGCCAAGGGCGGCGACGTGCCCGACGTGTCGCGGCTGCGCGCGGGCGAGTTCTACCTGGCGGCCGAGGGCGCGGCGATGACCAGGCTGCGCGCGCCGATGTGCCTGTCGTGGCATCCGCCCGCCCCGCTGACGACGGAGGAGGTCGTCGAGCGGAGCAGGCGGCAGCGCCCGGGGGCGGGCGGCTGA